The Gilliamella apicola genome window below encodes:
- a CDS encoding DUF5682 family protein: MTISHSLLPERLSKAVESLKALQREQIYFAPVRHHSPACSYALKQLIKEVQPTHILIEAPSSFDTILEQLLHNGVKPPVAVLCQTQKNIAEPTKSQNTTDQQTTSSEPKTEDNTSDLTPKSITYSAFYPFCHYSPEWLAMQMAKKQQANIQFIDLPWSLQTDQSIDSDSDHNRSLLSETYLKHSQYIQRLMQKLHCRDHDEVWEHLFELKDYDDIADWQNFFVDTFIWCAMSRLDYSQESLIAEGSVQREQYMITAIGQLKKSNPEAKIVVVTGGFHTLALLEGLWQNQLILPKRSDVIQFNRQRKSSTQDQAWLIRYSFDRLDALNGYASGMPSPAYYQTAWQAMLHYDKTVNQDQSGRKSRQQLTLTLMSEIANKLRQQPNYNNSTGFVPLKSAIEQATLLADLRGHNGPGRYDLLDAIQSCFIKESIDTAHGEFWLSVQSCLSGNLLGNVPTGTSQPPLVNDVYSTLKKYRFKLDDTNPKLTHIDIYRKPEHRQRSRFLHLMTFLNVGFANRLDGPNYIHGQRLNVMFEDWRYAWTPMVEARLIELSQQGTKLEQIAINKLQLDAEQLIHDKTGSVSLLAVEQLTQAALMGLDDYFNDLIDKFANFIENDGELDSLISCGHRMLYLWQGRTFLQFKATSTLLSLLTKIVKQSFFLLNKLKQHENEQQQQNLGVLLSFRDLLNHLPDELDADQLKQDFYLNLFRLQPELTQAPLIRGAIDSMSYLDSYLSQSQLENNIRINFSLGTQNEQTISYFIGIMQCTPELVIHSSILLDSLDQLLIDWSPEQFIEILPDLRYAFSQLNPKQNASLAEKIAKKHHISDADLHFQQHQFSENQLQKALSLEVLITEHIKQQHLTDWFKQ, from the coding sequence AAACCCAAAAAAACATTGCTGAACCAACAAAGTCACAGAACACAACAGATCAACAAACAACAAGTTCCGAACCTAAAACTGAGGATAATACAAGTGATTTAACGCCTAAATCAATTACCTATTCAGCATTTTATCCATTTTGTCATTACTCACCGGAGTGGTTAGCAATGCAAATGGCAAAAAAACAACAGGCCAATATACAATTTATTGACTTACCTTGGAGTTTACAAACGGATCAAAGTATTGATTCAGATTCTGATCATAATCGTTCTCTTCTTTCTGAAACTTATCTTAAACATAGCCAATATATACAACGTTTAATGCAAAAACTGCATTGCCGTGATCATGATGAAGTCTGGGAACATTTATTTGAATTAAAAGATTATGATGATATCGCTGACTGGCAAAATTTTTTTGTTGACACATTTATTTGGTGTGCCATGTCAAGGCTTGATTACTCACAAGAATCGCTAATCGCAGAAGGATCTGTCCAACGCGAGCAATATATGATAACGGCGATTGGTCAGCTAAAAAAATCCAATCCAGAAGCCAAAATTGTCGTAGTGACAGGTGGATTTCATACTTTAGCTTTACTGGAAGGATTATGGCAAAATCAGCTTATATTACCTAAAAGATCAGATGTTATACAGTTTAACCGACAACGAAAAAGCAGTACACAAGATCAAGCATGGTTAATTCGTTATAGCTTTGATCGTCTTGATGCGTTAAATGGTTATGCATCGGGTATGCCATCACCAGCTTATTATCAAACAGCTTGGCAAGCTATGTTGCATTATGATAAAACTGTTAATCAAGATCAATCAGGGCGGAAATCTCGCCAACAGCTAACCTTAACTTTAATGTCTGAAATAGCCAATAAATTAAGGCAACAACCCAACTATAATAATTCAACTGGATTTGTTCCTTTAAAATCAGCCATTGAACAAGCAACATTACTTGCTGATTTGCGTGGACATAATGGGCCAGGTCGATATGATTTACTTGATGCTATTCAATCTTGCTTTATTAAAGAGAGTATTGACACTGCGCATGGTGAGTTTTGGTTATCAGTACAGAGTTGCTTATCGGGCAATCTACTTGGTAATGTTCCCACAGGAACATCACAGCCTCCACTGGTTAATGACGTTTATTCAACCTTAAAAAAATATCGTTTCAAATTAGATGATACCAACCCAAAGCTTACCCATATTGATATTTATCGTAAACCTGAACATCGACAACGGAGCCGTTTTTTACATTTGATGACCTTTTTAAATGTTGGTTTTGCTAATCGACTTGATGGTCCTAACTATATTCATGGTCAACGTTTAAATGTGATGTTTGAAGATTGGCGCTATGCTTGGACGCCAATGGTTGAAGCAAGATTAATTGAGTTATCACAGCAAGGGACTAAGTTGGAACAAATTGCTATAAATAAATTGCAATTGGACGCCGAGCAGCTTATACACGATAAAACGGGTTCGGTAAGTCTTCTCGCTGTTGAACAGTTAACACAAGCTGCTTTAATGGGATTAGATGATTATTTTAATGATTTAATTGATAAGTTCGCTAATTTTATTGAAAATGATGGTGAATTAGATTCACTCATTTCTTGTGGGCACCGTATGCTTTATTTATGGCAAGGCCGAACTTTTTTACAATTTAAAGCCACATCAACTTTACTTTCATTATTAACTAAAATAGTTAAGCAAAGTTTTTTCTTATTAAATAAACTTAAACAGCATGAAAATGAACAACAACAACAAAATTTGGGCGTATTACTGTCATTTAGAGATTTATTAAATCACCTGCCCGATGAGCTTGACGCAGACCAACTTAAACAGGATTTTTACCTTAATTTGTTCCGTTTGCAACCAGAGTTAACTCAGGCACCCTTGATCCGTGGTGCTATTGACAGTATGAGTTATTTAGACTCTTATTTAAGCCAATCACAATTGGAAAATAATATCAGAATCAACTTTAGTTTAGGTACTCAAAATGAGCAAACAATTAGCTATTTTATTGGTATCATGCAATGTACGCCTGAACTAGTGATACATTCATCCATTTTATTGGATAGTTTAGATCAATTACTAATTGATTGGTCACCAGAGCAATTTATCGAAATTTTACCTGATTTACGTTATGCTTTTTCTCAATTAAATCCAAAACAAAATGCTTCTTTAGCTGAAAAAATTGCCAAAAAGCACCATATTTCTGATGCTGATTTGCATTTTCAACAGCATCAATTCAGTGAAAATCAGCTACAAAAAGCTCTCTCGCTGGAGGTGCTAATTACGGAACACATTAAACAGCAACATCTCACCGATTGGTTCAAACAGTAG
- a CDS encoding VWA domain-containing protein, whose amino-acid sequence MINDKQIKNSKTGEQVKRWRLILGQYADEHLNANDNLGLYDKQIDQALDYLYQHEYRSRGLLTEDKNDSESRRGGNQSSAYNTVNWLRQSRKLFPKSTFERMQNQAIERYQLEGILNDPNAVKELQPNFNSVRLLMSLRGKLSNSVQNEVKALIRKVVDEILKKIQMNFINAMTGKKNRFRRSLIKNNQNFDWRATIKANLKNFDQNKQQIIIEKAIFNSRANRQLPWDIILCVDQSGSMDSSIFYSAVCASIITQLPAVRLHLFVFDTQVVDLTHLASDPVEILMTVQLGGGTNIGYALNYAEQKIINPSRTVMIVVSDFYEGVNLTNLYNTVTRLNANRVKMLGLAALDYSATPVYDLQVSQELANRGMEIAALTPEHFATWLAEVMK is encoded by the coding sequence ATGATTAACGATAAACAAATAAAAAACAGCAAAACAGGTGAACAAGTTAAGCGTTGGCGTTTAATATTAGGTCAATACGCTGATGAACATCTAAACGCCAATGATAATTTAGGTTTATATGATAAACAAATTGATCAAGCTTTAGATTACCTTTATCAACATGAATATCGTTCTCGAGGTCTGTTAACTGAAGACAAAAACGATTCTGAATCAAGACGTGGCGGAAATCAGAGTTCAGCTTATAATACGGTAAATTGGTTACGACAATCACGTAAATTGTTTCCTAAAAGTACTTTTGAACGAATGCAAAACCAAGCAATTGAACGATATCAGCTCGAAGGTATTTTAAACGATCCTAATGCCGTAAAAGAGTTACAACCCAATTTTAATTCAGTACGACTTTTAATGAGCTTACGAGGTAAGCTCAGCAACAGTGTACAAAATGAGGTAAAAGCACTTATCAGAAAAGTAGTAGATGAAATTCTAAAAAAAATTCAGATGAATTTTATTAATGCAATGACAGGCAAAAAAAATCGATTTAGACGTTCATTAATTAAAAACAATCAAAATTTTGATTGGCGAGCAACCATTAAAGCTAATTTAAAAAATTTTGATCAGAATAAACAACAAATCATAATTGAAAAGGCTATATTCAACTCTCGCGCTAATCGCCAACTTCCTTGGGATATCATTTTATGTGTTGATCAAAGTGGTTCAATGGATAGTTCTATATTCTACTCTGCTGTATGTGCAAGTATCATTACTCAGTTGCCAGCCGTTCGCTTACATTTATTCGTTTTTGATACTCAAGTGGTAGATTTAACTCATTTAGCGAGTGATCCAGTTGAAATACTTATGACGGTACAACTTGGTGGCGGTACAAATATTGGCTATGCACTAAATTATGCGGAACAAAAAATAATAAATCCAAGTCGTACCGTTATGATTGTAGTAAGTGATTTTTATGAAGGAGTAAATTTAACTAACCTCTATAACACTGTTACACGCCTTAATGCTAATCGAGTTAAAATGCTGGGTTTAGCTGCATTAGATTATTCGGCAACCCCAGTTTATGATCTGCAAGTGTCCCAAGAACTCGCTAATCGTGGTATGGAAATTGCGGCTTTAACCCCCGAACATTTTGCTACTTGGCTTGCAGAGGTGATGAAATGA